The sequence GGAGGAAGAGCGGCGAGCCGTACATCACCCACCCGCTCGCCGTGACCACCATCCTCGCCGAGCTCGGCATGACCACACCCACCCTGGTGGCGTCGCTGCTGCACGACACGGTGGAAGACACCGAGTGCACGCTCGACCAGCTGAAGAAGGACTTCGGCGACGAGGTCGCGCTGCTCGTCGACGGCGTCACCAAGCTGGACAAGGTCAAGTACGGGCAGGCCGCCGCCGAGGCGGAAACGCTGCGGAAGATGATCATCGCGATGGCCCGCGACCCGCGGGTGCTGATCATCAAGCTGGCCGACCGGCTGCACAACATGCGCACGCTGGGCTCGCTGCCGCTGCACAAGCAGCACCGCAAGGCGAAGCAGACGCTGGAGATCTACGCGCCGCTGGCACACCGGCTGGGCATGAACACCATCAAGTGGGAGCTCGAGGACCTCTCCTTCGCCACCCTGTACCCGAAGCGGTACGACGAAATCGTGCGGCTGGTGGGGGAGCGAGCGCCCCGCCGCGACGAGTACCTGACGAAGGTCGTCGACCAGGTGCAGGACGACCTCCGGTCGGCGAAGATCAAGGCGACGGTCACCGGGCGGCCGAAGCACTACTACTCGATCTACCAGAAGATGATCGTCCGCGGCCGCGACTTCGCGGACATCTACGACCTGGTCGGCACCCGGGTGCTGGTCGAGACCGTCCGCGACTGCTACGCGGTGCTCGGCGCCGTACACGCGCGCTGGAACCCGGTGCCTGGCCGGTTCAAAGACTTCATCGCGATGCCGAAGTTCAACATGTACCAGTCACTGCACACCACGGTGATCGGTCCCGAGGGCAAGCCGGTCGAGCTGCAGATCCGCACCTGGGCGATGCACCGCCGTGCCGAGTACGGCATCGCCGCGCACTGGAAGTACAAGGAGGAGCCGGACAAGGCCGTCAACTCGAGCAACGGCAGGTCCGACGGCGACTTCGACTGGCTGCAGCAGCTCGTCGACTGGCAGAAGGAGACCAGCGACCCGGGCGAGTTCCTCGACAGCCTGCGGTTCGAGATCAACTCCGGCGAGGTGTACGTCTTCACACCGAAGGGCGACGTGCTGTCGTTCCCGCAGGGCGCCACGCCTGTCGATTTCGCGTTCGCCGTGCACACCGAGGTCGGGTACCGCTGTATCGGGGCCCGGGTGAACGGTCAGCTGGTGCCGCTCGACAGCACCCTGGACAACGGCGACGTGGTCGAGGTGTTCACGTCCAAGGCGCAGACCGCGGGACCGAGCCGCGACTGGCTGACGTTCGTGAAGAGCGCAAGGGCCAGGAACAAGATCAGGCAGTGGTTCTCCAAGGAGCGCCGCGAGGAGGCCGTCGACCGGGGCAAGGCCTCGCTGGCCCGCGCGATCAGGAAGCAGGGGCTGCCGCTGCAGCGGATCCTCTCCGGCGACCTGCTGCTCGGCATCGTCCAGGAGCTCCGCTACACGGACATCTCCGCGCTCTACGCGGCGATCGGCGAGGGGCACACGTCCGCGCAGTCGATCGTGCAGCGGCTGGTGCAGTCGGTCGGCGGTGTGGAGGGCGCAAGCGACGACGTCGTCGAGACCGCGGTGCCGACCAGGCCGGCAAGGAAGCTGCGCAGCGGCGACCCCGGCGTGGTTGTCAAGGGCGAGAGCGACATCTGGGCGAAGCTGGCGAAGTGCTGCACGCCGGTGCCTGGCGACGAGATCATCGGCTTCGTCACCCGCGGCAACGGCGTCTCCGTGCACCGCAAGGACTGCACGAACATCGAGAACCTGTCCAGCCAGACCGAGCGGCTGGTGGAGGTCGAGTGGGCGCCCGGCCAGCACTCCGTCTTCCTCGTCGCGATCCAGGTCGAGGCGCTCGACCGCACCCGGCTGCTGTCGGACATCACCAAGCTCCTCTCCGACCAGCACATAAACATCCTTTCCGCGTCGGTGTCGACCACGCGCGACCGGGTGGCGATCAGCAAGTTCACCTTCGAGATGGCCGACCCGAAGCACCTCGGCCACCTGCTCGCGGACGTCCGCCAGGTGCAGGGCGTCTACGACGCGTACCGCGTGACCAGCGGCCACTCCACGAACTGAACCCTCCCGCCGCGGTGACAGATGTCATCCGCGGGCGCCGCGGAACGCATCCCGCGGCGCTTATCGCTGGCACTACCCGGCTCGCTTCCGCTGCCCGAGGCTGAACCCAGTACTGTCGTCCGACCGACCGAGGGGCAGGTGTGGGTTTGCTTGGACGTGCCAGGGTGCTGCGTGGGGTGGTCGCGGTCGTGTCCGGGCTTGGCATGCTCGCGGCAACGGCCGGCCAGGCGGTGGCGGCGCCGGCCGATCAGCCGCGGCAGGTCGTGGCGCCGGTGCCAGAGCTGGACTGGCGGGGCTGCGGCGAGGGCCTGGCGGGCTTCCAGTGCGCCGTCGCGGAGGTGCCAACCGACTACGACCGGCCGCACGGCGCGACCACGTCGATCGCCCTCACCCGGCTGCCTGCGACCGACCGGGAGAACCGGATCGGCACGCTGTTCACCAACCCGGGCGGGCCAGGCGGCTCCGGCGTCGACTTCGTGCAGCAGAACGCGAAGCGGGCGTACTCGGCGAAGGCGCGGGAGCGGTTCGACATCCTCGGTTTCGACCCCCGCGCGGTCGGCGCGTCCGACCCGGCGACGTGCTTCGCCAGCCAGCAGGAGGAGAACGAGGCGCTGGCCGGGATGCCCGCGTTCCCTGTCGGCGCACGCGAGGAACGTGCGTACGTCGACGACAACAGGCGGTTGGCGACGAGCTGCGCCCGAACATCGGGAGAGCGGTTCGCGCACTCGTCGACGGCTAACGTCGCGCGCGACATGGACCTGCTGCGCCAGGCGGTGGGCGACGACGAGTTGAGCTACGTCGGCTACTCGTACGGCACCTATCTCGGCGCCACATACGCGCGGCTGTTCCCCGGCCGGGTGCGGGCGCTCGTGCTCGACGGGACGGTCGACCCGCGCGCGTACTCCGGCAGCGACGGCGATCCCAGGTCGGTGGGCGCCAGGCTTGGCCAGGGCGGCGGTGGCGCCGCTACCTACGGCGAGTTCCTGCGCCTCTGCCGGGCCGCCGGCCCGTCCGGCTGCGCGCTGGCGGGGCTCGGCGACCCACGGCAGGTGATGGAACGTACCTTCGCGCGGCTGCGGACCGACCCGGTCACCATCGAGGGCCCGGACGGCCCGCTGCGGGTGACGTACGCGACCGCGGTGCAGCTGGTGTTCTTCGGGATGTACGACCCGGCAGGGTGGCCGGAGCTGGCGGCGACGCTGGCGAACCTGGCCACCGGATCCGGCGACCAGGCAGCGACCCGGCAGACCGTCGAGCGCCTCACGGCTGCTGCGCCGCACCGGCGCGGCGCCGACTACCCGTCCGTAGGAGGCGCGCTCGCCAGCCTGTGCGTCGACACCGGGCACCCGATGCCGGCGCCGCTGTACCCGGCACTCGCCGACGTCGAGGACACCTCCGCGCCGCACTTCGGCCGGTTCCGTGCCTGGGTCGGTGTGCAGTGCGCAGGCCTCGGCATCGAGGACGAGGACGCGTACCACGGCCCGTGGCAGCAGCAGGTCG comes from Streptosporangiales bacterium and encodes:
- a CDS encoding RelA/SpoT family protein gives rise to the protein MSSSPTGGGRVADGGVPRGALGAPDEAAAAPAAEPADAAVEETAGTASNGTAPAENGTAPQVTEPEALHPEAPVHQRSTLRRLARLAVQRGSGSGSNPVLEPLIRIVRANHRNADTRTIEKAYEVAAYYHRKQRRKSGEPYITHPLAVTTILAELGMTTPTLVASLLHDTVEDTECTLDQLKKDFGDEVALLVDGVTKLDKVKYGQAAAEAETLRKMIIAMARDPRVLIIKLADRLHNMRTLGSLPLHKQHRKAKQTLEIYAPLAHRLGMNTIKWELEDLSFATLYPKRYDEIVRLVGERAPRRDEYLTKVVDQVQDDLRSAKIKATVTGRPKHYYSIYQKMIVRGRDFADIYDLVGTRVLVETVRDCYAVLGAVHARWNPVPGRFKDFIAMPKFNMYQSLHTTVIGPEGKPVELQIRTWAMHRRAEYGIAAHWKYKEEPDKAVNSSNGRSDGDFDWLQQLVDWQKETSDPGEFLDSLRFEINSGEVYVFTPKGDVLSFPQGATPVDFAFAVHTEVGYRCIGARVNGQLVPLDSTLDNGDVVEVFTSKAQTAGPSRDWLTFVKSARARNKIRQWFSKERREEAVDRGKASLARAIRKQGLPLQRILSGDLLLGIVQELRYTDISALYAAIGEGHTSAQSIVQRLVQSVGGVEGASDDVVETAVPTRPARKLRSGDPGVVVKGESDIWAKLAKCCTPVPGDEIIGFVTRGNGVSVHRKDCTNIENLSSQTERLVEVEWAPGQHSVFLVAIQVEALDRTRLLSDITKLLSDQHINILSASVSTTRDRVAISKFTFEMADPKHLGHLLADVRQVQGVYDAYRVTSGHSTN
- a CDS encoding alpha/beta fold hydrolase yields the protein MLRGVVAVVSGLGMLAATAGQAVAAPADQPRQVVAPVPELDWRGCGEGLAGFQCAVAEVPTDYDRPHGATTSIALTRLPATDRENRIGTLFTNPGGPGGSGVDFVQQNAKRAYSAKARERFDILGFDPRAVGASDPATCFASQQEENEALAGMPAFPVGAREERAYVDDNRRLATSCARTSGERFAHSSTANVARDMDLLRQAVGDDELSYVGYSYGTYLGATYARLFPGRVRALVLDGTVDPRAYSGSDGDPRSVGARLGQGGGGAATYGEFLRLCRAAGPSGCALAGLGDPRQVMERTFARLRTDPVTIEGPDGPLRVTYATAVQLVFFGMYDPAGWPELAATLANLATGSGDQAATRQTVERLTAAAPHRRGADYPSVGGALASLCVDTGHPMPAPLYPALADVEDTSAPHFGRFRAWVGVQCAGLGIEDEDAYHGPWQQQVDEPVLVIGTRFDPATPYAATRPYTDAFPNGRMLTLDGWGHTIVGQSRCADRRVATYLVDGTPLRDGAVCRPDHQPFPGHTRTRLAPRPPRPPALPGLDS